The genomic DNA CCCAGACCTGGAACTTGCGAATGTCGAAGAGGTACAGCTCCAACTGCCCGGACAAGCCGCGCTGGTACTTTTCAACCTGGGACCTTCCCGCTTGGCTGTTCAGGTTCATGATGCGCATAAAAAATTCCGTGGTTCGGTTCTGACACTTCCATGCCGTCTTCCCGTGAATGATGCTGTCGTTTCGAGAGAAGCTCCCGCCCGTGTTATTCCCGGTCATCTTCCGCCGAGTCCGCCGCCGCTTCATCCAAGAGCGATAGCAGCGCGGCCGCCCGCGTGAATTCTTGCCAAACTTCGGCCGGCACGTCCTCGAACGGGTCGCGACGCAGCGCTTCAAGGATATCGTTCCTGGTGGTGGCTGCAAGGCCCGCCTCCCTGGACAGACGGAGCAGGTCGTCCGTCATGGCAGATCCAGCTCCAGGCCCACCGGGCAGTGATCCGAACCCAGGACATCGGCCGCGATCCAGGCGTCACGGACCGCGCCCGTCAGCTCCTCGGACACGAAGAAATAGTCGATCCGCCACCCCACGTTGCGGGAGCGCGCGCCGAAGCGGTAGGTCCACCACGAATAGGCGTCGGCGACATCACCGTTTTTCAGGCGAAACGTGTCCACATAGCCATGGGCGATGAAGCGGTCGATCCAGGCCCGTTCGATGGGCAAAAAGCCCGAGGTGTTTTCGTTGGCCTTGGCGTTTTTCAGATCAATTTCGCGGTGGGCGGTGTTGAAATCCCCACAGACCACGATGGGTTTGAAGCGGCGCAGTTCCTGGGCGTGGTCCAGAAACGCGTCGTAAAAGCCCATCTTGAAATCCAGGCGGTCCTGACTCATCTGGCCATTGGGAAAATAGATATTGAAATAATGAAAATGTTCGAATTCCAGCCGGATGACCCGGCCCTCGCCCTGGTAGCGCGGGTCCGGCAGACCGTAGTGCACGCCCACCGGCTCCAGGCGGGAGTAGCAGGCCGTGCCGGAATAGCCCTTCTTGGACCGGGCCGCGTTCCAATAACAGCGATAGCCGTCGAAATGCCGGTCCGCGCCGACCTGATGCTCCTCGGCCTTGACCTCCTGCAGGCCGAGCACGTCGGGCCTGGCCGACTCCAGCCACTCCCGAAACCCCTTGCCGAGCACGGCCCGAAAGCCATTCACGTTCCAGGACACAAGACGCAGGCTCATCGGATGCGCTCCAGACGGCCGCGCAAGCCGGATGCGTCGTGCGTGACGCGGACAAAACCACCCTCGGCGAAGGCCCCCGGATTGAACAGTTCCGAGCGTCCCAGACGGTCCTGGCCATGGGCTTCGTGGATATGTCCGGTGATGACGATGGCGGGCTGAAATTCCTCGATCAGGGCGCGCACGCCGGGGCTGCCCACGCTTACGCCCGAGTCCAGCCGGTCCAGGGTCATGCCGTGGGGCGGCGTGTGGACCATGAGGATGACATGCTCGAAGGCTGCGGCCTGCTCCAAAACCTGACGCACCCATCGGCTGATCTGGTCTTCACCGACCTCGGACGGCGTGCCGAACGGGGTCGGCGTGGAGTAGCCGACAGCGGCCAGACCCACGCCGCGCCCCAGGTCCGTGACCCGGCCATGGGCGTTGTGGCCGCGCTCCGTCAACAAGGCATCCGCCTCGGCGGTGTCCATATTGCCGATCTGGGCGAAAATACGCGGATTGCGGGCCTCGATGGCCGCAAGCACCCGCGTCGCCCTTTCCCGGCCGCCGAAATTGGTCAGATCTCCGGACACAAGCACGGCGCTGGCCTGCTCCAAATCCGGAATACGGGCGACACCACCGATTGACTCGTGAATGTCGCCAAAAGCGATCCAAAAACGTTCCATGTCCTGCATTTGCCTCTCATGGGGAAGTTGATTAGGAATCCTGCCTCCCTGTCATGGTAAAGGAGCACCCAGAGGCATGCAAGAGTCGAACAAAGCGGAACTTCGGAATCTTTTCCGGACCAGACGCCACAATCTGACCCGGGACAAAAGGAGCGATGCCAGCGCCCGCATCCGGGCCCGCCTCCTGGACCTGCCCGAAACCCGGCTGGCCGGATCTGTCCTGCTCTACGTGCCGACCAAAAACGAGGTCGATACCTGGCCCCTGCTGGAGCATTTCTGGACCGTCGGCGTCCAGGTCCTTCTGCCCCGCTGCCGCGACAACCAACCCGGCTTCATGGATATCCACGCCGTGAACAGCGCGGCCGAGCTGGGCCCGGGCCAGTTTGGCCTGACCGAGCCCATCCTCGGCCTGGCCCCGCTGGTGACCGAACCCGAGCCGGACCTTATCCTCGTTCCGGCCCTGGCGTTTGACCGGCGCGGCTTTCGCCTCGGCTTCGGCGGCGGCTACTATGACCGTTTTTTAACCTGCCTGACCCACCCGCATCTGCGCGTCGGCCTGGCCTATGATTTTCAAATCGCGGAGCGCCTCCCGGCCGAACCCTGGGACATGCCGGTTCAGTGCATCATCACCCAGGACACCATCATCTTCACGGAGAACCAATCATGAGCGTGGACTTTCTGGATTTTCGCTTTCCCGGCCTGGACCGTGTGCGCTGCGTCTTCAGCATGCGCAGCGGCGGCATCAGCCAGGGCCCCTTTGCCCAGGGCAACCTGTCCCTGGAAGTGGGCGACGACGCCGAAGCCGTGCGCGCCAACCGCGAGGAGCTGCGGACGCGCCTTGGCGTGCGGGTTTGGCAGGAACTGCGTCAGGTTCATGAACAGGCCGTGTACATGGACCTGGAGACGGACTTTTTCGACGGCCCGACCATCGAGGGCGACGGGTTGTGCACCACCCGCCCCGGCCATGCCCTGGTCATGAAAACGGCCGACTGCCAGGCCATCCTGCTGGCCGACATGGATGGCCGCCACGTCGCGGCCCTGCACTGCGGCTGGAGGGGCAATGCCGGCAACTTCCCTGGAGACGGGGTACGCAAATTTTGCGCCTATTACGGCGTCGATCCAGCGCGGATCATGGCCGTGCGCGGTCCGAGCCTGGGACCGGGCAAAAGCGAATTCGTCAACTTCGAGAACGAGTGGAACCCCATGTTCAGATCCTACTACAACCCCGAAACCAAAAGCGTGGACCTCTGGACCCTGACCCGCAACCAACTCATGGGCGTGGGCATTCCGGGCCGCAATATCTTTTCCCTGGACCTGTGCACGGCCTCGTCGGAGCAGTTCTTTTCCTACCGCCGCGACAAAATCACCGGCCGCCAGGTGGGCATGATCTGGATCGAGGAATAGGCAGCCCGGCCACCACATCAACATCAACCATTCCCAACCGCGACGCCTGGCTGTCCAATGCCGCCGCGCCGAGCCTTCAAGGATATCCGATGACCCTGACCCTTCGCCTGCTAATCCTGGCCCTGATTCTGACCGTCTCGGCCTGCGCCAAAAAAGCGCCCGAACCGATGCCGCCCGCGCCCCAGGAGCGCGCCCCAGAGCCGGCCCCCCTGCCACGGCCCGAAGTCACGCCCGCGCCAGTCCAGCCGGCCGAAGACGAATCGTGCGCCGAATGCGAGGCACTCAATCAGGGCAAAAGCAGCGAGGCCTGCTTCAAGCTGCAGCCCGGCAAAACAATCAAGGTTAAAAAGGGCAAAAAAACCAAGACAATAACCACACGTTGCCAGCCCCAGAGCCTGATCTACGCCCGTTGCCGCACCGGCATCATGACCTGCCGTCTGGGTGACACCAGCCCGGTGCAGTGGTTCGCCTGCGCGCGCAAGCACAAGGCGACCACGTCCACGCCCAAACCCGGATCGGTCATGGTCCTGGACGTGAACAAACGCCGGGGCATGCCCACGGGCCATCCGGCCTATGTCGAGGACGCCACCCGCAACAGCGACGGCACCTGGACCCTGCGCATCAGCCACACCAACTACGACCGCAAATGCCACCTGGACAAGGATGCCAAGGTCATCTTCTATCCGAATACCATGGAGGCCAGCTTCATGACCGGCCCCTGGGGCGCCTGGGCCAAAAAACTCAAGGTCCGCGGATTCATCCTGCGTTAGCCATGCAACCCCGCGTTCTACCGCACGATCCGGCCAGGGAATACTTCTTCCTTGAGGGCTGTTTCATCACCGAACTGTCCAACGGCCCTGACGATCCGGCCGTGTCCCTGGCCCGGGCCAGGGTCGAACCGGGTCGGACCACGACCTGGCACGCCTTGCGGGGCACGGTAGAGCGCTATCTGATCCTCGAAGGCCGGGGTCTGGTCGAAGTCGGGGACCAGCCGGCCTGCCCGGTCGGGCCGGGCGATGTGGTCCTCATTCCGTCCGGATGCCGCCAACGCATCACCAATGCGGGCAGCGCGGACCTCGTGTTTCTGGCCGTCTGCTCACCGCGATTTTCGCCCGAAAACTATCTCGACCTGGAAACATAGCGCGCCGGTTCAAGCCGGCGCAATTTTTTCCAAGACAAACCAGCGGCCCCGGAACTATCACCCACCCCATGCACGCACCTTCGGTCACATTCTGGAGAACCCGGCCCGGTCTGGAAATCAGCCGGGTCGAGGCCAGCGCCCACGTTTTTCCGGCCCACTTCCATGACGAGATGTACTCCATCACGATCATGCACGCGGGCGCGAGCCTCTGCCTGGGACCGGGACAGGACGAACGCACCCTGCGCGCGGGCCAGGCCTGCCTGATCAATCCGGGGCAAATCCATTGCTGCGTTCCGGTCCGCAAAACAGCCGTCACCTACTCCATGATCCATATTCTCGCGGACACCCTGCGCGATCTGGCACTCGATCTGCCCGAGGCCCAGAAAAACGGACCATCCCGGAGCCGGTCTGTCTGGCCGGAATTCACGACGACCATCTGCACCCGCCCGGACCTGATCGCCGTTTTGGAGCGCCTTGTCCTCGTCCAAAGCGAACCCCGCGGAGAATTGGAGCGGGAATCAGCCCTGGTCCGGGCCATGGGGGATGTGCTCCGCGCCCATGGAGGTCTGGTTGAGGCCAATCATGGTCTTCAGCCCCTGGCCGTACGCCGGGCCAAGGATATTCTCTCGTCCGGCCTGGAACGCAAGCTTACCCTTCAGGAACTGGCCGATGCCGTGGGCCTGAGCCGGTACCATCTGCTGCGTCAGTTCAAACGCCAGACCGGGGTTCCGCCCCATGTCTTCCGCACCCAGCTCCGCGTGGACCAAGCCCGCATCCTGCTCCGTCAAGGCATGCCCCTGGCCGAGGTGGCCCAGGCCACGGGCTTCACGGACCAAGCGCATTTCACCAACACCTTCAAGCTCTACACCGGCGCCAC from Deltaproteobacteria bacterium includes the following:
- the xth gene encoding exodeoxyribonuclease III — its product is MSLRLVSWNVNGFRAVLGKGFREWLESARPDVLGLQEVKAEEHQVGADRHFDGYRCYWNAARSKKGYSGTACYSRLEPVGVHYGLPDPRYQGEGRVIRLEFEHFHYFNIYFPNGQMSQDRLDFKMGFYDAFLDHAQELRRFKPIVVCGDFNTAHREIDLKNAKANENTSGFLPIERAWIDRFIAHGYVDTFRLKNGDVADAYSWWTYRFGARSRNVGWRIDYFFVSEELTGAVRDAWIAADVLGSDHCPVGLELDLP
- a CDS encoding serine/threonine protein phosphatase, with translation MQDMERFWIAFGDIHESIGGVARIPDLEQASAVLVSGDLTNFGGRERATRVLAAIEARNPRIFAQIGNMDTAEADALLTERGHNAHGRVTDLGRGVGLAAVGYSTPTPFGTPSEVGEDQISRWVRQVLEQAAAFEHVILMVHTPPHGMTLDRLDSGVSVGSPGVRALIEEFQPAIVITGHIHEAHGQDRLGRSELFNPGAFAEGGFVRVTHDASGLRGRLERIR
- a CDS encoding 5-formyltetrahydrofolate cyclo-ligase; protein product: MQESNKAELRNLFRTRRHNLTRDKRSDASARIRARLLDLPETRLAGSVLLYVPTKNEVDTWPLLEHFWTVGVQVLLPRCRDNQPGFMDIHAVNSAAELGPGQFGLTEPILGLAPLVTEPEPDLILVPALAFDRRGFRLGFGGGYYDRFLTCLTHPHLRVGLAYDFQIAERLPAEPWDMPVQCIITQDTIIFTENQS
- a CDS encoding laccase domain-containing protein, translating into MSVDFLDFRFPGLDRVRCVFSMRSGGISQGPFAQGNLSLEVGDDAEAVRANREELRTRLGVRVWQELRQVHEQAVYMDLETDFFDGPTIEGDGLCTTRPGHALVMKTADCQAILLADMDGRHVAALHCGWRGNAGNFPGDGVRKFCAYYGVDPARIMAVRGPSLGPGKSEFVNFENEWNPMFRSYYNPETKSVDLWTLTRNQLMGVGIPGRNIFSLDLCTASSEQFFSYRRDKITGRQVGMIWIEE
- a CDS encoding CHAP domain-containing protein yields the protein MTLTLRLLILALILTVSACAKKAPEPMPPAPQERAPEPAPLPRPEVTPAPVQPAEDESCAECEALNQGKSSEACFKLQPGKTIKVKKGKKTKTITTRCQPQSLIYARCRTGIMTCRLGDTSPVQWFACARKHKATTSTPKPGSVMVLDVNKRRGMPTGHPAYVEDATRNSDGTWTLRISHTNYDRKCHLDKDAKVIFYPNTMEASFMTGPWGAWAKKLKVRGFILR
- a CDS encoding cupin domain-containing protein, coding for MQPRVLPHDPAREYFFLEGCFITELSNGPDDPAVSLARARVEPGRTTTWHALRGTVERYLILEGRGLVEVGDQPACPVGPGDVVLIPSGCRQRITNAGSADLVFLAVCSPRFSPENYLDLET
- a CDS encoding AraC family transcriptional regulator produces the protein MPPTHHQCGQRGPRVSGRLLTAIFARKLSRPGNIARRFKPAQFFPRQTSGPGTITHPMHAPSVTFWRTRPGLEISRVEASAHVFPAHFHDEMYSITIMHAGASLCLGPGQDERTLRAGQACLINPGQIHCCVPVRKTAVTYSMIHILADTLRDLALDLPEAQKNGPSRSRSVWPEFTTTICTRPDLIAVLERLVLVQSEPRGELERESALVRAMGDVLRAHGGLVEANHGLQPLAVRRAKDILSSGLERKLTLQELADAVGLSRYHLLRQFKRQTGVPPHVFRTQLRVDQARILLRQGMPLAEVAQATGFTDQAHFTNTFKLYTGATPGQYANRRHADFRHGDAA